One window of Leopardus geoffroyi isolate Oge1 chromosome B3, O.geoffroyi_Oge1_pat1.0, whole genome shotgun sequence genomic DNA carries:
- the NEIL1 gene encoding endonuclease 8-like 1 isoform X2: MPEGPELHLASRFVNDACRGLVFGGCVEKSPVSRNPEVPFESSAYCISSSARGKELRLTLSPLPGAQPPREPLALVFRFGMSGSFQLAPSEALPAHAHLRFYTAPPGPRLALCFVDIRRFGHWDIGGEWQPGRGPCVLLEYEQFRENVLRNLADKVFDKPICEALLDQRFFNGIGNYLRAEILYRLKIPPFEKAREVLEALQQRRPSPELTLSQKIKAKLQNPDLLELCHSVPKEVVQLGGKGYGPESGEEDFAAFRAWLQCYGMPGMSSLQDGRGRTIWFQGDPGPLAPKGGKSRKKKSKGAQQGPEHGSEAPADPKRSKLRMGGPEPLSRRVSLLASTPFALPWIEGPV, encoded by the exons ATGCCTGAGGGCCCCGAGCTGCATCTGGCCAGCCGCTTCGTGAACGACGCGTGCAGGGGGTTGGTGTTCGGCGGGTGTGTGGAGAAGTCACCCGTCAGCCGCAACCCCGAGGTGCCATTTGAGAGCAGCGCCTACTGCATCTCATCCTCAGCCCGTGGCAAAGAGCTGCGCCTGACCCTGAGCCCCCTGCCTGGGGCCCAGCCCCCACGGGAGCCACTGGCCCTGGTCTTCCGATTTGGTATGTCCGGCTCCTTCCAGCTGGCGCCCAGCGAGGCACTGCCCGCCCACGCCCACCTTCGCTTCTACACAGCCCCACCTGGCCCCCGACTCGCCCTCTGCTTCGTGGACATCCGCCGCTTCGGCCACTGGGACATCGGGGGCGAGTGGCAGCCAGGCCGCGGGCCTTGTGTCTTGCTGGAGTATGAGCAGTTCAG GGAGAATGTGTTACGAAACCTAGCGGACAAGGTCTTTGACAAGCCCATCTGTGAGGCCCTCTTGGACCAGAGGTTCTTCAACGGCATTGGCAACTATCTTCGGGCAGAGATCCTGTACCG ATTGAAGATACCCCCCTTCGAGAAAGCCCGTGAGGTTCTGGAGGCGCTGCAGCAGCGCAGGCCG agCCCGGAGCTAACCCTGAGCCAGAAGATCAAGGCGAAGCTGCAGAACCCAGACCTGCTGGAACTGTGTCACTCAGTGCCCAAGGAAGTGGTCCAGCTGG GGGGCAAAGGTTACGGGCCGGAGAGCGGAGAGGAGGACTTCGCTGCCTTTCGGGCATGGCTACAGTGCTATGGCATGCCGGGCATGAGCTCCCTGCAGGACGGGCGTGGCCGCACCATCTGGTTCCAG GGGGATCCCGGACCCCTGGCACCCAAAG GGGGCAAGTCCCGCAAGAAGAAATCCAAGGGAGCACAGCAGGGTCCTGAGCACGGATCAGAG GCCCCCGCAGACCCCAAAAGATCAAAGCTGAGAATGGGGGGACCTGAGCCTCTTAGCAGGAGGGTCTCCCTGCTTGCATCCACCCCCTTTGCCTTGCCCTGGATCGAGGGGCCTGTGTAG
- the NEIL1 gene encoding endonuclease 8-like 1 isoform X1 encodes MPEGPELHLASRFVNDACRGLVFGGCVEKSPVSRNPEVPFESSAYCISSSARGKELRLTLSPLPGAQPPREPLALVFRFGMSGSFQLAPSEALPAHAHLRFYTAPPGPRLALCFVDIRRFGHWDIGGEWQPGRGPCVLLEYEQFRENVLRNLADKVFDKPICEALLDQRFFNGIGNYLRAEILYRLKIPPFEKAREVLEALQQRRPSPELTLSQKIKAKLQNPDLLELCHSVPKEVVQLGGKGYGPESGEEDFAAFRAWLQCYGMPGMSSLQDGRGRTIWFQGDPGPLAPKGGKSRKKKSKGAQQGPEHGSEDPLLPSTAPSRTRGAQRGLSEQTTAWQPEGTSLSQDPEVPLVPKKGRRRGRPTTSGPRRPQKIKAENGGT; translated from the exons ATGCCTGAGGGCCCCGAGCTGCATCTGGCCAGCCGCTTCGTGAACGACGCGTGCAGGGGGTTGGTGTTCGGCGGGTGTGTGGAGAAGTCACCCGTCAGCCGCAACCCCGAGGTGCCATTTGAGAGCAGCGCCTACTGCATCTCATCCTCAGCCCGTGGCAAAGAGCTGCGCCTGACCCTGAGCCCCCTGCCTGGGGCCCAGCCCCCACGGGAGCCACTGGCCCTGGTCTTCCGATTTGGTATGTCCGGCTCCTTCCAGCTGGCGCCCAGCGAGGCACTGCCCGCCCACGCCCACCTTCGCTTCTACACAGCCCCACCTGGCCCCCGACTCGCCCTCTGCTTCGTGGACATCCGCCGCTTCGGCCACTGGGACATCGGGGGCGAGTGGCAGCCAGGCCGCGGGCCTTGTGTCTTGCTGGAGTATGAGCAGTTCAG GGAGAATGTGTTACGAAACCTAGCGGACAAGGTCTTTGACAAGCCCATCTGTGAGGCCCTCTTGGACCAGAGGTTCTTCAACGGCATTGGCAACTATCTTCGGGCAGAGATCCTGTACCG ATTGAAGATACCCCCCTTCGAGAAAGCCCGTGAGGTTCTGGAGGCGCTGCAGCAGCGCAGGCCG agCCCGGAGCTAACCCTGAGCCAGAAGATCAAGGCGAAGCTGCAGAACCCAGACCTGCTGGAACTGTGTCACTCAGTGCCCAAGGAAGTGGTCCAGCTGG GGGGCAAAGGTTACGGGCCGGAGAGCGGAGAGGAGGACTTCGCTGCCTTTCGGGCATGGCTACAGTGCTATGGCATGCCGGGCATGAGCTCCCTGCAGGACGGGCGTGGCCGCACCATCTGGTTCCAG GGGGATCCCGGACCCCTGGCACCCAAAG GGGGCAAGTCCCGCAAGAAGAAATCCAAGGGAGCACAGCAGGGTCCTGAGCACGGATCAGAG GACCCTCTCCTTCCAAGCACGGCCCCTTCCAGAACAcgtggggcacagagaggcctTTCTGAGCAAACTACAGCCTGGCAGCCCGAGGGGACCAGCCTCTCGCAGGACCCAGAAGTCCCCCTAGTCcctaagaaaggaagaaggagggggagaccaACAACCTCAG GCCCCCGCAGACCCCAAAAGATCAAAGCTGAGAATGGGGGGACCTGA
- the COMMD4 gene encoding COMM domain-containing protein 4 has product MRFRFCGDLDCPDWVLAEISTLAKISSVKLRLLCSQVLKELLGQGIDYEKILKLTADARFESGDVKATVAVLSFILSSAAKHSVDGESLSSELQQLGLPKEHAASLCRCYEEKQSPLQEHLRACSLRVNRLAGVGWRVDYTLSSSLLRSVEEPMVHLRLEVAAASGAPAQPVAMSLSADKFQVLLAELKQAQTLMSSLG; this is encoded by the exons ATG AGGTTCCGGTTCTGCGGTGATCTGGACTGTCCTGACTGGGTCCTGGCGGAGATCAGCACGCTGGCCAAGATT TCCTCCGTGAAGCTGAGGCTGCTGTGTAGCCAGGTGCTGAAGGAACTCCTGGGACAGGGGATTGAC TACGAGAAGATCCTGAAGCTCACCGCCGATGCCAGGTTTG AGTCGGGCGATGTCAAGGCCACGGTGGCAGTGCTGAGTTTCATCCTCTCCAGTGCAGCCAAGCACAGCGTGGATGGCGAGTCCTTGTCCAGCGAACTGCAGCAGCTGGGGCTGCCCAAAG AGCACGCAGCCAGCCTCTGTCGCTGTTATGAGGAGAAGCAGAGTCCCCTACAAGAGCACCTGCGGGCCTGCAGCCTGCGTG tGAATAGGCTGGCAGGCGTGGGCTGGCGCGTGGACTACACCCTGAGCTCCAGCCTGCTTCGGTCCGTGGAAGAGCCCATGGTGCATCTGAGGCTGGAGGTGGCAGCTGCCTCGGGTGCCCCGGCCCAGCCTGTGGCCATGTCCCTCTCAGCAGACAAGTTCCAGGTCCTCCTGGCAG aactgaagcaggctcagacCCTGATGAGCTCCCTAGGCTGA